In Humulus lupulus chromosome 6, drHumLupu1.1, whole genome shotgun sequence, a single genomic region encodes these proteins:
- the LOC133782223 gene encoding probable WRKY transcription factor 17, giving the protein MAIDLIGFTKREDHMAVQEAASAGLKSMENLIRVLSSTNSSAIKNPAPGHLDFREATDFTVARFKQVISILNRTGHARFRRGPPSIPQPKTPKSDPIEIVPVKPSFSHETTRSEFSASQKSKDCLTLSPPLSSNTSTSFMSSITGDDSVSNGKLGTLLFPPPVPVVSAGKPPLASRKRCHDSVFSGDVTGKSSVSCHCHKRRKNRFKKSIRVPVISPKIADIPQDEYSWRKYGQKQIKGSPYPRGYYKCSSVKDCPARKHVERARDDSNMLIVTYEWEHRHPSTPVTGLALQSTR; this is encoded by the exons ATGGCGATCGACCTTATAGGCTTCACAAAAAGAGAAGATCACATGGCCGTTCAAGAAGCGGCCTCAGCTGGCTTAAAAAGCATGGAAAATCTTATCAGAGTCCTTTCCAGCACTAATTCCTCCGCCATCAAAAACCCAGCCCCCGGCCATCTCGATTTCAGAGAAGCCACCGATTTCACCGTCGCCCGCTTTAAGCAGGTAATCTCAATCCTAAACAGGACCGGTCACGCTCGGTTCCGCCGCGGCCCACCATCAATTCCCCAACCTAAGACTCCCAAATCGGATCCGATCGAAATCGTTCCGGTCAAGCCCTCTTTCTCCCATGAGACTACACGATCTGAGTTCTCAGCCAGTCAGAAATCGAAGGACTGTTTAACTCTCTCTCCTCCTTTGTCTTCTAATACTTCGACCTCGTTTATGTCCTCGATCACCGGAGATGACAGCGTCTCGAACGGAAAACTTGGGACTCTTCTCTTTCCTCCGCCGGTTCCAGTTGTTTCCGCCGGAAAACCACCTCTTGCTAGCCGGAAGAGATGTCACGATAGTGTTTTCTCCGGCGACGTTACCGGAAAATCCTCTGTTTCTTGTCACTGCCACAAAAGAAG AAAAAATAGGTTTAAAAAGTCTATCAGAGTACCGGTGATTAGCCCAAAAATCGCCGATATTCCTCAAGACGAGTATTCATGGAGAAAATACGGTCAAAAACAGATCAAAGGCTCACCTTATCCACG TGGATATTACAAGTGTAGTAGCGTGAAAGATTGTCCGGCGAGGAAACACGTGGAGCGTGCTAGAGACGATTCAAACATGCTAATCGTCACCTACGAGTGGGAGCACCGTCACCCTAGCACGCCCGTCACGGGACTTGCATTACAGTCAACTCGGTGA